From the Anguilla anguilla isolate fAngAng1 chromosome 8, fAngAng1.pri, whole genome shotgun sequence genome, one window contains:
- the snai2 gene encoding zinc finger protein SNAI2 produces MPRSFLVKKHFNSAKKPNYSELDSPTVLISPYLYKGFPVPVIPQPEILSSVAYNPITVWTTSNRPLSPLPNDLSPISGYPSSLGRVSPPPLSDTSSKDHSGSESPISDEDERIHTKLTDPHAETEKFQCSLCNKSYSTYSGLLKHKQLHCDAQTRKSFSCKYCEKEYVSLGALKMHIRTHTLPCVCKICGKAFSRPWLLQGHIRTHTGEKPFSCPHCSRAFADRSNLRAHLQTHSDVKKYQCKNCSKTFSRMSLLHKHEESGCCVAH; encoded by the exons atGCCACGGTCGTTTCTtgtaaagaaacattttaactCCGCTAAGAAGCCAAATTACAGTGAACTGGACAGTCCCACAG tGTTAATTTCACCGTACTTGTATAAGGGCTTCCCGGTGCCTGTCATTCCCCAGCCGGAGATTCTCAGCTCGGTGGCATATAATCCTATCACTGTGTGGACTACGAGCAACCGGCCGCTATCCCCTCTACCGAATGACCTCTCTCCTATCTCTGGATACCCTTCGTCCCTCGGACGTGTTAGTCCACCGCCGCTTTCTGATACTTCGTCTAAGGACCACAGTGGTTCTGAGAGTCCGATAAGCGACGAGGACGAGAGAATCCACACCAAACTCACAGATCCGCATGCCGAAACTGAGAAGTTTCAATGTAGTTTGTGCAACAAGTCCTATTCCACGTACTCAGGACTGCTAAAGCACAAGCAACTGCACTGTGATGCACAGACAAGGAAATCGTTCAGTTGTAAATACTGCGAAAAGGAGTATGTCAGCCTTGGAGCTTTGAAGATGCACATAAGGACCCACACTTTGCCTTGCGTCTGTAAAATATGCGGCAAAGCTTTCTCCAGACCGTGGCTGCTTCAAGGACACATCAGAACGCATACCG gagagaaGCCCTTTTCGTGCCCACATTGCAGCCGAGCCTTTGCAGACCGGTCCAACCTCAGGGCGCACCTACAAACCCATTCTGATGTGAAAAAATACCAATGCAAAAACTGTTCCAAAACCTTCTCCAGAATGTCTCTTCTACACAAGCATGAGGAATCTGGCTGTTGTGTAGCACACTGA